One window of Triticum dicoccoides isolate Atlit2015 ecotype Zavitan chromosome 5A, WEW_v2.0, whole genome shotgun sequence genomic DNA carries:
- the LOC119300202 gene encoding uncharacterized protein LOC119300202, with product MLCLRALLVGSLVEDEAKLAPLFQIQECNRVLRRDLSFQAQTPQPVICFYDGSKLLRHAAARSRKGHLKCSTATSSGIWRGTRRLYVYRWLRVDEDGPAGAVITSDIAGSSTPGLLLYQRPTCKIM from the exons atgttgtgcctgagggctttgCTGGTTGGGTCGCTGGTGGAGGACGAGGCCAAGCTTGCTCCGCTCTTTCAGATCCAGGAGTGTAACAGAGTGCTGCGGCGAGATCTCAGCTTTCAGGCGCAAACACCCCAACCCGTGATATGTTTTTACGACGGATCTAAACTCCTCCGGCACGCTGCTGCCAGGTCCAGGAAG GGCCACCTTAAGTGCTCAACTGCCACGTCTAGCGGGATATGGAGAGGGACACGAAGATTATATGTGTACCGATGGTTGCGGGTTGATGAAGACGGACCTGCTGGTGCAGTG ATCACTTCTGACATTGCCGGTTCCAGCACTCCTGGACTCCTCCTTTACCAACGACCCACATGCAAAATAATGTAA